One genomic segment of Vulpes vulpes isolate BD-2025 chromosome 2, VulVul3, whole genome shotgun sequence includes these proteins:
- the NHSL3 gene encoding NHS-like protein 3 isoform X2 has translation MVVFLGRRLPALLGLFKKKGSAKAESDKRLSAGPGQGPGSIVDEHQDNVFFPSGRPPHLEELHTQAQEGLRSLQHQEKQKLNKGGWDHGDTQSIQSSRIGPDEDSISFCSQTTSYTAESSTAEDALSIRSEMIQRKGSTFRPHDSFSKSSGKSGRRRRERRSTVLGLPQHVQKELGLRNEREAPGIPRPPGPRDAVRIPTVDGRPAGPASGTGARVSLQALEAQAEAGAEAEAMLQRHIDRIYRDDTLVGRSTGARPPPVTRPMSLAVPGLTGGAGPPEPLSPAMSISPQATYLSKLIPDAVLPPTVDVVALGRCSLRTLSRCSLLSASPASVRSLGRFSSASSPRPRSRHPSSSSDTWSHSQSSETIVSDGSTLSSKGGSEGGPEGSVGCNSAAPPPQGGSGRGSPSGGSTAEASDTVSIRSSGQLSGRSVSLRKLKRPPPPPRRTYSLHQRGLASPDGPLGLPPKPERKQQPQVPRPPTTGGSEGVGAAPCPPNSAGPWVPGLSPGGSRRPPRSPERTLSPSSGYSSQSGTPTLPPKGLAGAPASPGKAQPPKPERVTSLRSPGASVSSSLTSLCSSSSDPAPSDRSGTQMSTALGDRFAIPPHPKVPAPFSPPPSKSKSPNQAAPAPVPPAAVPEPVSTTDGSPEPLPALQTALVPPPGAPIASKDKSPPPSPPPSYHPPPPPTKKPEVVEALSAPETAEESLQDPHWPPPPPPVPEEQDLSMADFPPPEEAFFSVAAPEPAGPSDPPGPVRSLAASSSSGTSSGTVSSQSQLLSSPDPPPAPPAPPPAGSVPGLLAKAPRKEPVGCSKGSGAPREDAAAPLVTPSLLQMVRLRSVGTPGVAPSLASGPSAPQKPLRRALSGRASPAPAPSSGLHAAVRLKASGLAASQDPVSVQPNGPPEAEPRSPQSPASMASFIFSKGTKKLQLERPVSPETQADLQRNLVAELRNISEQRPPQAPKKPPKAPPPVARKPSGGVPSPSSPAFHRAESLPAPPTNGLHSEDRTKGELAENGSVVQLVGPGEQKLGPPGSDPQKELV, from the exons TCTTCCCGGATCGGGCCGGATGAGGATAGCATCTCCTTCTGCAGTCAGACCACATCCTACACAGCCGAGAGCTCCACAGCAGAGGATGCGCTCTCCATCCGCTCGGAGATGATCCAGCGCAAAG GCTCTACCTTCCGACCTCATGACTCATTTTCCAAATCATCCGGGAAGTCAGGGCGGCGGCGGCGTGAGAGACGGAGCACGGTCCTGGGGCTGCCTCAGCACGTGCAGAAGGAACTCG GCCTGCGGAATGAGCGTGAGGCACCGGGTATCCCTCGGCCTCCTGGTCCCCGGGATGCCGTCCGCATCCCCACAGTGGATGGCCGCCCGGCAGGCCCAGCCTCGGGGACAGGGGCCCGGGTGTCCCTGCAGGCGCTGGAAGCACAGGCCGAGGCTGGTGCCGAGGCAGAGGCCATGCTGCAGCGCCACATTGACCGTATCTACCGGGATGACACCCTCGTTGGTCGGTCCACGGGGGCCCGGCCCCCACCGGTGACCCGGCCCATGTCCTTAGCGGTGCCTGGActcacaggaggggcagggccTCCAGAGCCCCTGAGCCCAGCCATGTCCATCTCGCCCCAGGCCACCTACTTGTCAAAACTGATCCCGGATGCTGTCCTGCCGCCCACAGTGGACGTGGTGGCCCTGGGCCGCTGCAGCCTGCGCACATTGAGCCGCTGCAGCTTGCTATCAGCCAGCCCTGCCTCTGTCCGCTCGCTGGGCCGCTTCTCCTCGGCCTCCAGTCCTCGGCCCCGCAGCCGCCACCCTTCCTCCTCCAGTGACACTTGGAGCCACTCTCAGTCCTCTGAGACGATCGTGTCTGATGGCTCCACCCTCTCCTCCAAGGGTGGCTCTGAGGGTGGGCCTGAGGGCTCTGTGGGTTGTAATAGTGCGGCCCCCCCTCCAcaggggggcagtgggaggggctCCCCCAGCGGGGGCAGCACTGCTGAGGCCTCAGATACAGTCAGCATTCGGAGCAGTGGGCAGTTGTCTGGCCGGAGTGTGTCCCTACGTAAGCTTAAGcggcccccacctcctccccgccGGACCTACTCACTCCATCAGCGGGGCTTGGCCTCACCTGATGGGCCCTTGGGGTTGCCACCCAAGCCTGAGCGGAAGCAGCAGCCGCAGGTGCCCCGGCCGCCCACCACTGGTGGgtcagagggggtgggggcagccccctGTCCCCCCAATTCAGCAGGCCCCTGGGTGCCTGGCTTGTCTCCAGGTGGCTCCCGGCGTCCCCCACGCTCCCCAGAACGGACGCTCTCACCCTCCAGCGGGTACTCGAGCCAAAGCGGTACCCCTACCCTCCCTCCCAAGGGCCTAGCAGGGGCCCCTGCTTCCCCAGGCAAGGCCCAGCCCCCTAAGCCAGAGCGGGTCACTTCCCTTCGGTCTCCTGgggcctctgtctcctcctcactCACGTCCCTCTGTTCCTCATCCTCTGACCCAGCCCCCTCAGATCGTTCTGGTACACAGATGTCGACCGCGCTGGGTGACAGGTTTGCCATACCTCCTCACCCCAAGGTGCCTGcccccttctctccacccccttCCAAGTCCAAGAGCCCTAACCAAGCTGCCCCGGCTCCCGTTCCTCCTGCTGCGGTCCCCGAGCCTGTCTCTACCACTGATGGGAGTCCCGAGCCCCTGCCAGCTTTGCAGACAGCCCTGGTCCCACCACCGGGGGCTCCCATTGCCTCTAAAGACAagtcccccccaccctccccacccccatcttatcatcctccccccccacccactAAGAAGCCAGAGGTGGTTGAAGCCCTGTCTGCCCCCGAGACTGCTGAGGAGTCCCTCCAAGACCCCCACTGGCCTCCACCCCCGCCTCCTGTACCTGAGGAGCAGGACCTGTCCATGGCTGACTTCCCCCCACCCGAGGAGGCTTTTTTCTCTGTGGCTGCCCCTGAGCCTGCAGGCCCTTCAGACCCCCCAGGGCCTGTCAGATCCCTGGCTGCTTCGTCCTCTTCGGGTACCTCTTCGGGTACCGTCTCTTCCCAGAGCCAGCTCCTCAGTTCCCCAGACCCTCCTCCAGCTCCACCGGCCCCACCTCCTGCTGGTTCTGTCCCAGGGCTTTTGGCCAAGGCTCCGCGGAAGGAACCCGTGGGCTGCAGCAAAGGTAGTGGGGCTCCCAGGGAGGATGCTGCTGCACCCCTGGTCACGCCCTCACTCCTGCAGATGGTGCGGCTGCGCTCCGTGGGCACTCCTGGGGTAGCTCCGAGCTTGGCATCAGGGCCATCGGCCCCCCAGAAGCCCCTACGAAGGGCCCTGTCGGGCCGGGCCAGCCCCGCGCCAGCCCCCTCTTCGGGGCTCCATGCTGCTGTCCGACTCAAGGCCTCCGGTCTGGCTGCCAGCCAGGACCCCGTGAGTGTCCAGCCCAATGGACCACCTGAGGCGGAGCCGCGCTCTCCCCAATCCCCTGCCTCTATGGCCAGCTTCATCTTCTCCAAGGGCACCAAGAAGCTGCAGCTGGAGCGGCCGGTGTCCCCAGAGACCCAGGCTGACCTCCAGCGGAATCTGGTGGCTGAACTTCGGAACATCTCAGAGCAGCGGCCACCCCAAGCCCCAAAGAAGCCACCTAAAGCTCCCCCACCCGTGGCCCGCAAGCCCTCTGGGGGGGTTCCATCACCCAGCTCCCCCGCCTTTCACCGGGCTGAgtcccttcctgctcctcccaccaACGGGCTCCATTCCGAGGACAGGACTAAGGGGGAACTGGCGGAGAATGGAAGTGTCGTGCAGCTGGTGGGCCCTGGGGAGCAGAAGCTGGGCCCGCCTGGCTCAG